One genomic segment of Erythrobacter sp. THAF29 includes these proteins:
- a CDS encoding insulinase family protein yields the protein MHALYRAFGALVIVAAPVALSFPAIAQEAPAEPHIPAPTAVTPEGEVPWLYRGSDVPVDEQWVFGEMENGLRYAVRKNGVPPNQVSIRVRIDAGSLHERDWEQGYAHLLEHMLFRESKYLGQGEAIAAWQRLGATFGSDANAETSPTHTVYKLDIPDINRAKLFESFKLLSGMVREPVLSEENVAAERPIVLAEKRERGGAAQRVADLTRQTFFAGQRLSTRSPIGTVETLQAATAPRIQEFYDRWYRPENTVIVVAGDAEPEVLAGLVEQRFGDWEGTGEAAQAPEFGDPVAPEGTERAAGSGWPIGELAVGVEPDLPRNLTYAIMRPWRQVQDTIVYNEGLLLDAIAQSIINRRLEERARGGGSYLYAQVQQDDLSRSTDATFVTFAPLSEDWRAALADVRAVIQDAIQNPPTQEEIDREVAEFDVVFLNQVEQASVEAGSRLADNLVNAVDIRETVASSQVVLDVFRGMKDRFNPEEVLARTKALFEGDVVRSVYVTPAIGEADSEALKLALASEVEVDSSARLAAKSISFEDLPPIGEPGTITEERQIGVLEIEQVNFDNGVRALLWANDAEPGRVTVKVRFGSGYRAFDASNAVYAEIGNAALVGSGLGELGQSEIDRLATGRKLGFDFGIEDAVFTFTAQTRSSDVADQLYLFAAKLGMPRWDPEPVIRAKAASKLAYNTYSTSPGGIVNRDLEYLVTDKDPRFATPDPEALESVTPEGFREVWEPLLKQGPIEVLVFGEFDRDAIVEKLRRTFGALPEREPIPEEVAARVPSFPETDGQPTVLNHRGDANQAAAVLAWRSGGGMASIRESRQLEILTQVFNNRLLEALREEAGASYSPQVFSDWPIDLSAGGTITAYAQLEPDFVPIFFAEADRIAHDLATTPPSQDEIERVTGPLRQVIQRASTGNQFWLRNLEGATTDPVRIEMLKYLLVDYSRTSPVNMQFLAERYFGQRKPLKLAVIPEGQELAEAPESIAPPAGVASMPAASRPEIVGR from the coding sequence ATGCATGCACTTTACCGCGCGTTTGGCGCGCTCGTCATCGTCGCCGCACCTGTGGCGCTGTCATTTCCTGCGATCGCACAGGAGGCTCCTGCCGAGCCGCACATTCCTGCGCCAACGGCCGTTACGCCCGAAGGCGAGGTTCCTTGGCTCTATCGCGGCAGTGACGTGCCGGTCGATGAGCAATGGGTGTTCGGCGAAATGGAGAACGGGCTGCGCTATGCCGTGCGCAAGAACGGTGTGCCGCCGAACCAGGTTTCGATCCGGGTCCGTATCGACGCCGGCTCTTTGCACGAGCGCGATTGGGAGCAGGGCTATGCTCACCTCCTTGAGCACATGCTGTTTCGCGAGAGCAAGTATCTGGGACAGGGCGAGGCAATTGCCGCGTGGCAGCGTTTGGGCGCGACCTTCGGCAGCGACGCCAATGCCGAAACCAGTCCAACCCACACCGTCTATAAACTCGACATCCCGGACATAAACCGCGCCAAACTTTTCGAAAGCTTCAAACTGCTTTCGGGCATGGTCCGCGAGCCGGTGCTGAGCGAGGAAAACGTCGCGGCTGAGCGCCCGATCGTGCTCGCCGAAAAGCGGGAGCGCGGCGGCGCTGCTCAGCGTGTCGCCGATCTGACCCGGCAAACATTCTTTGCCGGTCAGCGCTTATCGACACGCAGCCCGATCGGTACGGTCGAAACGCTCCAGGCAGCGACAGCACCTCGCATCCAGGAGTTCTACGACCGCTGGTATCGCCCCGAAAACACCGTGATAGTCGTCGCTGGTGATGCCGAGCCCGAAGTGCTGGCCGGCCTCGTCGAGCAGAGGTTCGGCGATTGGGAAGGGACCGGCGAGGCGGCGCAAGCACCCGAATTTGGCGATCCGGTCGCGCCGGAAGGCACTGAGCGAGCGGCCGGGAGCGGGTGGCCGATTGGCGAGCTTGCTGTCGGTGTCGAACCCGACCTCCCGCGAAATCTCACCTATGCAATTATGCGCCCGTGGCGACAGGTGCAGGACACCATCGTCTACAATGAAGGCCTGCTGCTCGATGCCATCGCGCAGTCGATCATCAACCGCCGGTTGGAAGAGCGAGCTCGTGGCGGTGGCTCATACCTCTATGCGCAAGTCCAGCAGGATGATCTTTCCCGCTCGACCGACGCAACCTTCGTTACCTTCGCGCCGCTCTCCGAGGATTGGAGGGCAGCGCTTGCCGATGTGCGCGCAGTAATCCAGGACGCGATCCAGAACCCGCCGACGCAGGAAGAGATCGACCGCGAAGTCGCTGAATTCGATGTGGTTTTCCTTAATCAGGTCGAACAGGCGAGTGTCGAGGCCGGATCGCGGCTTGCCGACAACCTCGTCAACGCTGTCGATATTCGCGAAACCGTGGCATCCTCGCAGGTCGTGCTCGACGTGTTTCGCGGGATGAAGGACCGTTTCAATCCCGAAGAAGTCCTCGCTCGAACCAAGGCCTTGTTCGAAGGCGACGTGGTGCGTTCCGTTTACGTGACCCCTGCTATCGGCGAGGCGGACAGCGAAGCGCTCAAACTTGCGCTCGCCAGCGAAGTTGAAGTCGATTCGAGCGCGCGGCTGGCCGCAAAGTCGATCTCGTTTGAAGATCTTCCTCCTATCGGCGAGCCGGGCACGATCACCGAAGAACGCCAGATCGGCGTACTCGAAATCGAACAGGTGAATTTCGATAACGGTGTGCGCGCGTTGCTGTGGGCAAACGATGCCGAGCCAGGTCGCGTGACCGTGAAGGTGCGCTTCGGTTCCGGCTACCGCGCGTTCGACGCGAGCAATGCTGTGTATGCCGAAATCGGCAACGCAGCTCTCGTCGGGTCGGGCCTAGGGGAACTTGGTCAATCCGAGATCGACCGGCTTGCAACCGGACGCAAGCTTGGTTTCGATTTCGGGATCGAGGATGCGGTTTTCACTTTTACCGCGCAAACGCGCTCTTCCGACGTGGCCGATCAGCTTTACCTGTTTGCAGCCAAGCTAGGCATGCCGCGCTGGGATCCCGAACCGGTGATCCGCGCCAAGGCGGCATCGAAGCTCGCCTACAACACCTATTCGACCAGCCCGGGCGGGATCGTGAACCGCGACCTCGAATACCTTGTCACCGACAAGGATCCGCGTTTCGCAACACCTGACCCCGAAGCTCTCGAAAGCGTCACACCCGAAGGATTCCGCGAGGTGTGGGAACCGCTTCTGAAGCAGGGGCCGATCGAGGTGCTGGTTTTCGGCGAGTTCGATCGCGACGCGATTGTCGAAAAACTGCGCCGGACTTTCGGCGCGCTTCCAGAGCGTGAACCGATCCCGGAAGAGGTTGCCGCGCGCGTCCCTTCATTCCCGGAGACGGATGGCCAGCCTACCGTTCTCAATCACCGTGGCGATGCCAACCAGGCTGCGGCCGTGCTCGCGTGGCGCAGCGGCGGCGGTATGGCGAGCATTCGCGAATCTCGTCAGCTTGAAATACTGACTCAGGTATTCAACAACCGATTGCTCGAGGCGCTGCGTGAAGAGGCGGGTGCGAGCTATTCGCCGCAGGTCTTCTCCGATTGGCCGATCGACCTTTCGGCTGGCGGAACGATCACCGCCTACGCCCAGCTTGAGCCAGATTTCGTGCCGATCTTCTTCGCGGAAGCCGACCGGATCGCTCACGACCTCGCGACAACCCCGCCGAGCCAGGACGAGATTGAGCGCGTAACCGGGCCGCTGCGCCAGGTGATCCAGCGCGCCTCGACCGGGAACCAGTTTTGGCTCCGAAATCTAGAAGGTGCGACCACCGATCCGGTGCGGATCGAGATGCTGAAATACCTGCTGGTCGATTATTCGCGTACCAGCCCGGTGAACATGCAATTCCTTGCCGAACGATATTTCGGACAGCGCAAGCCTTTGAAGCTGGCGGTGATACCCGAAGGTCAGGAGCTTGCAGAAGCACCCGAGAGTATCGCGCCTCCGGCTGGTGTCGCCAGCATGCCCGCCGCTTCTCGGCCCGAGATTGTAGGTCGCTAG
- a CDS encoding NifU family protein, protein MFIETETTPNPSSLKFLPGRTVMPSGTREFASPEAAEASPLAQAIFDTGEVVNVFFGSDFVTVTAAPGSDWSALKPQVVSILLDHFVSEAPLFAGGSADGISVPAEDEEMIVEDKEEDAETIAAIHELLETRVRPAVAGDGGDIAYRGFSEGVVYLSLQGACAGCPSSTMTLKQGIESLLKHYVPEVVEVRAA, encoded by the coding sequence ATGTTCATCGAAACCGAAACCACGCCGAACCCTTCGAGCCTCAAATTCCTTCCCGGGCGCACCGTAATGCCCTCGGGCACGCGCGAATTCGCATCGCCCGAAGCCGCCGAGGCAAGTCCGCTTGCACAGGCCATCTTCGATACTGGCGAAGTCGTTAATGTCTTTTTCGGCTCGGATTTCGTCACCGTCACTGCCGCGCCGGGCTCTGACTGGTCGGCGCTGAAACCGCAGGTCGTCTCTATCCTGCTCGACCATTTCGTCTCGGAAGCGCCGCTGTTCGCAGGTGGCAGTGCTGACGGTATCAGCGTCCCCGCCGAAGACGAGGAAATGATCGTCGAGGATAAGGAAGAGGACGCAGAGACTATCGCCGCGATCCATGAGCTGCTCGAAACCCGCGTTCGCCCGGCAGTCGCAGGCGATGGCGGCGACATTGCCTATCGCGGGTTTTCAGAAGGAGTAGTCTACCTCTCGCTACAAGGCGCATGCGCGGGTTGCCCTTCCAGCACGATGACTCTCAAGCAAGGCATCGAAAGTCTCCTGAAACATTACGTCCCCGAAGTCGTTGAAGTCAGAGCAGCCTGA
- a CDS encoding malonic semialdehyde reductase has protein sequence MTQQFHDHVLSDEALAQLFNEARSYNDWLDKDVSDEQLHAIWDLLKMAPTSANMQPVRIVWVKSDDQKAKLAKCASEGNRDKIKAAPVTAVIGYDIDFHEELPWLFPHTDAKSWFEGDEEGRKEGAFRNSSLQGAYLILAARAVGLDCGPMSGFDQDKVNEAFFGDEPRHRVNFICSVGYGDPKSIFDRSPRPDFDKFNRIV, from the coding sequence ATGACCCAGCAATTCCACGATCACGTCCTTTCGGACGAGGCTCTTGCGCAGCTCTTCAACGAAGCGCGCAGCTACAATGACTGGCTCGACAAGGACGTTTCGGACGAGCAGCTTCACGCAATCTGGGATCTGCTGAAAATGGCCCCGACTTCGGCGAACATGCAGCCGGTGCGGATCGTGTGGGTAAAATCGGACGATCAGAAGGCGAAGCTCGCCAAATGCGCGTCAGAGGGCAATCGGGACAAGATCAAGGCCGCACCCGTCACTGCCGTGATCGGCTATGACATCGACTTTCACGAAGAGCTGCCGTGGCTCTTCCCGCACACCGATGCGAAAAGCTGGTTCGAAGGCGACGAAGAAGGCCGCAAGGAAGGCGCGTTCCGCAATTCCTCGCTCCAGGGCGCGTACCTCATCCTCGCCGCTCGCGCGGTTGGACTCGATTGCGGGCCTATGTCGGGCTTCGATCAGGACAAGGTCAACGAGGCGTTCTTCGGCGATGAGCCGCGCCACCGCGTGAATTTCATCTGCTCGGTTGGATATGGCGACCCCAAAAGCATTTTCGACCGTTCGCCGCGGCCCGATTTCGACAAGTTCAATCGCATTGTCTGA
- the tsaB gene encoding tRNA (adenosine(37)-N6)-threonylcarbamoyltransferase complex dimerization subunit type 1 TsaB, producing the protein MRTLAIETATEACSVALFAGGELMAHDHRVLGRGHAEQLVPMIAELPDKGRADRILVSLGPGSFTGVRIGIATARALGFAWQAEVFGYPTLALVAAMTGCDRPVTVCMNGGHGEWFIADFGPDLLAQNEMSSLAPSAAVERGAQQVIAGSKASEFAELLGSGHEARDLLPDARHTATLPGAILTGNLVPIYGRAPDATPQKARQAT; encoded by the coding sequence ATGCGCACGCTCGCTATCGAGACGGCCACCGAGGCTTGTTCTGTCGCCCTGTTCGCGGGCGGCGAACTCATGGCGCACGACCACCGCGTTCTCGGGCGCGGCCATGCCGAGCAACTGGTACCGATGATCGCCGAGCTGCCGGACAAGGGGCGCGCTGACCGCATTCTCGTTTCGCTCGGCCCCGGCAGCTTTACCGGCGTGCGCATCGGCATCGCGACCGCTCGCGCGCTCGGTTTCGCCTGGCAGGCAGAAGTCTTCGGCTATCCAACACTCGCTTTGGTGGCCGCAATGACAGGCTGCGATCGACCCGTGACCGTGTGCATGAATGGCGGCCACGGTGAGTGGTTCATCGCCGATTTCGGTCCCGACCTCTTGGCCCAAAACGAAATGTCTTCTCTTGCTCCATCCGCAGCGGTCGAGCGAGGGGCGCAGCAAGTCATTGCAGGAAGCAAGGCAAGCGAATTCGCCGAACTTCTCGGCTCAGGGCACGAAGCGCGCGATCTCCTGCCTGATGCGCGGCACACAGCTACTCTCCCCGGCGCGATCCTGACTGGCAACTTGGTTCCTATTTACGGCCGGGCACCCGATGCGACACCGCAGAAGGCGAGACAGGCCACATGA
- a CDS encoding GNAT family N-acetyltransferase: MSDPAHLVDAIMQVMETAFDPTYGEAWNRRQVAEALALPNTNALLIDKNGVPIESANGRVPAGFVLTRKGADEEELLLIAVAPEYRGSGLGRILIELLFSEARSRSTSRIFLEMRRGNPAEHLYRRSGFEPIGERPNYYRTSDGSRIDAITFGRTI, from the coding sequence ATGAGCGACCCGGCCCATCTCGTCGACGCGATCATGCAGGTGATGGAAACCGCCTTCGACCCTACCTATGGCGAGGCGTGGAACAGACGGCAGGTTGCCGAAGCGTTGGCACTTCCAAATACAAACGCGCTGCTCATCGACAAGAACGGCGTCCCGATCGAAAGCGCCAATGGGCGCGTTCCCGCAGGCTTCGTCCTCACCCGCAAAGGAGCCGACGAGGAGGAATTGCTGTTGATCGCTGTCGCTCCCGAGTATCGGGGAAGCGGCCTCGGCAGGATCTTGATCGAGTTACTGTTCTCGGAGGCGCGCTCGCGTTCGACTTCGCGTATCTTCCTCGAAATGCGGCGCGGCAATCCGGCGGAACATCTCTACCGCAGATCGGGCTTCGAACCTATCGGCGAGCGCCCCAACTATTATCGCACGAGCGATGGCAGTCGCATCGATGCCATTACTTTTGGTCGCACCATCTAA
- a CDS encoding MucR family transcriptional regulator gives MQDLEIEMKETLITLTSDIVAAHVSNNEVKVDDVPALITNVFSALSSLGEDDGKEEPRPEPAVSIRTSIKKDHIVCLDCGKKMKMLKRHLSTEHDMSPEEYKARWELPADYPLVAPNYAETRRDLAKKIGLGRKPGARRGRKKK, from the coding sequence ATGCAAGACCTAGAAATCGAAATGAAGGAGACGCTGATTACGCTCACCAGCGATATCGTCGCCGCGCATGTCAGCAATAATGAAGTTAAAGTCGACGACGTACCGGCGTTGATTACCAACGTGTTTTCAGCTCTTTCGTCGCTCGGCGAAGACGACGGTAAGGAAGAACCGCGGCCAGAACCGGCCGTTTCAATCCGCACTTCGATCAAGAAGGATCACATCGTCTGCCTCGATTGCGGCAAGAAGATGAAGATGCTCAAGCGTCACCTTTCGACCGAACACGATATGTCGCCTGAAGAATACAAGGCGCGTTGGGAACTGCCGGCAGACTACCCGCTGGTGGCACCAAACTATGCGGAAACGCGTCGCGATCTCGCGAAAAAGATCGGCCTCGGTCGCAAACCGGGCGCTCGCCGCGGACGCAAGAAGAAGTAA
- a CDS encoding Fur family transcriptional regulator produces the protein MNQKIDLEQLCAEKGLRITEQRRVIAKVLSESEDHPDVEMLHERASAIDPKISIATVYRTVRLFEEAGILDRHDFGDGRSRYEPVPEAHHDHLIDVETGKVVEFVDPEVESLQRQIAEKLGYRLVDHRMELYGVRLSRDD, from the coding sequence TTGAACCAGAAGATCGATCTTGAACAATTGTGCGCCGAGAAAGGCCTGCGGATCACCGAGCAGCGCCGCGTGATCGCGAAAGTGTTGTCCGAAAGCGAAGACCATCCCGATGTCGAAATGCTGCACGAACGTGCCTCGGCCATCGATCCCAAGATCTCGATCGCGACCGTCTATCGCACCGTGCGCCTGTTCGAAGAGGCGGGCATTCTCGACCGCCACGATTTCGGCGATGGACGCTCGCGCTACGAGCCTGTGCCCGAAGCGCATCACGATCACCTGATCGATGTCGAGACGGGCAAGGTGGTCGAATTCGTCGACCCCGAAGTTGAATCGCTCCAGCGCCAGATCGCCGAAAAGCTTGGCTACCGCCTGGTCGATCACCGCATGGAACTCTATGGGGTCAGGCTCTCACGGGATGACTGA
- a CDS encoding 1-acyl-sn-glycerol-3-phosphate acyltransferase: MTDDPAEHGIDAPESKIWELRVAAARGEPTPISFMGWLRIITRSLGLILLLLIFVPLHYIYRIFKYGSPFPMLFLRYAARVCGCKVKTHGTHLRRDVFYVANHVSWMDILALAGACGTAFVAKAELAETPVVGWLASLNRTVYVKRENRLGVAEQINALKEALADNWAVTVFPEGTTTDGHSLLPFKSSMLSVLEPPPDEVFVQPVMLDYNSVAEWIGWVGQESGLNNAKRVLARRGTFTLHMHFLEPFSPEEIRGRKAIAAEARKRIEEALQKALGKPVRQFAHDVPPIRYDAPEGAEGVGVVKKATSLEEPD; the protein is encoded by the coding sequence ATGACTGACGATCCTGCCGAACACGGCATAGACGCACCGGAAAGCAAAATTTGGGAACTGCGTGTCGCCGCTGCGCGCGGGGAACCGACGCCGATCTCATTCATGGGCTGGCTGCGCATTATCACCCGATCGCTCGGCCTGATCCTGCTGCTGCTGATTTTCGTGCCGTTGCATTACATCTATCGCATCTTCAAGTACGGCTCGCCCTTCCCCATGCTTTTCCTGCGCTATGCGGCGCGGGTTTGCGGCTGCAAGGTCAAAACACACGGCACCCACCTGCGACGCGACGTGTTCTATGTCGCAAATCACGTTTCGTGGATGGATATCCTTGCCCTGGCAGGTGCATGCGGCACGGCGTTTGTTGCCAAGGCCGAGCTGGCGGAAACGCCGGTGGTAGGCTGGCTCGCCTCTCTCAATCGCACCGTTTACGTAAAGCGCGAAAACCGCCTCGGCGTGGCTGAGCAGATCAACGCGCTGAAAGAGGCGCTTGCGGACAACTGGGCGGTAACGGTTTTTCCTGAAGGGACGACGACTGACGGTCATTCGCTACTCCCCTTCAAAAGCAGCATGCTTTCGGTTCTGGAGCCCCCGCCGGATGAGGTATTCGTCCAGCCGGTCATGCTCGATTACAATTCTGTTGCCGAATGGATCGGGTGGGTCGGGCAGGAAAGCGGCCTCAACAATGCCAAGCGCGTGCTTGCGAGGCGCGGAACTTTCACTCTGCACATGCACTTTCTCGAACCGTTCAGCCCAGAGGAAATCCGTGGGCGAAAAGCGATCGCCGCCGAGGCGCGCAAGCGTATCGAGGAAGCCTTGCAGAAGGCGCTCGGTAAACCCGTGCGTCAGTTCGCGCACGACGTGCCGCCGATACGCTACGACGCGCCCGAAGGTGCAGAAGGCGTGGGGGTGGTCAAGAAAGCGACAAGCCTGGAAGAACCCGACTAG
- a CDS encoding LysR substrate-binding domain-containing protein, whose translation MPSRRLPPLRALEAFMRTVRLGSARAAAEEIGLSPSALSRRITNLEEFVGKKLFTRARQSMQLTDEGQAFYEAVNPHLESLARAVESQSDNISLLRLRLGVLPLFGSQRLFPRLGELRKRHPLLHIDIDTGPHLEDRVGDTLDAAIILSRGPASGLHAVRLDHNLVHAICSKEIARAVGGEVTKESLAKQTFLIHNELPESFAAWKKAHNLDDMEPAAIDHYDSGQLMLEAAAQGLGIAIMHDDHMRRAADNRLTDLSGETVESPYSYWFVCKPTALESRPVRLFHDWLVRAGL comes from the coding sequence ATGCCCTCACGTCGCTTGCCCCCTTTGCGCGCCCTCGAAGCGTTTATGCGAACCGTCCGTCTTGGATCGGCGCGTGCTGCTGCCGAGGAGATTGGCCTCAGCCCCTCCGCGCTCTCGCGCCGCATCACCAATCTCGAAGAATTCGTCGGCAAGAAGCTGTTCACGCGTGCTCGCCAGTCGATGCAACTGACCGATGAGGGGCAAGCCTTCTACGAGGCCGTGAACCCGCACCTTGAATCGCTTGCACGCGCGGTCGAAAGCCAATCCGATAATATCTCGCTCTTGCGCCTCAGGCTTGGCGTTTTGCCCCTCTTCGGGAGCCAGCGCCTGTTTCCGCGCCTGGGCGAGCTTCGGAAACGTCATCCGTTGCTCCACATCGATATCGACACAGGCCCGCATCTCGAGGACCGGGTGGGCGACACGCTCGATGCAGCGATCATTCTCTCGCGAGGTCCCGCGTCGGGCCTCCATGCGGTGAGGCTCGACCACAACCTCGTTCACGCGATTTGCTCGAAAGAGATCGCGCGCGCGGTTGGCGGAGAGGTGACGAAAGAGAGCCTCGCCAAGCAGACATTCCTGATCCACAACGAATTGCCTGAGAGCTTTGCCGCCTGGAAGAAGGCACATAATCTCGACGACATGGAGCCTGCTGCGATCGATCATTACGATTCAGGCCAGCTCATGCTCGAGGCGGCTGCGCAGGGGCTCGGCATCGCGATCATGCACGATGATCACATGCGCCGCGCTGCCGATAACCGGCTGACCGATCTCTCTGGCGAAACGGTCGAAAGTCCTTACAGCTACTGGTTCGTGTGCAAGCCGACCGCTCTGGAATCGCGGCCTGTGCGCCTGTTCCACGATTGGCTGGTCCGCGCAGGGCTCTAG
- a CDS encoding hemolysin family protein has product MPDSQSPSGEAESSKRGLWLALRKFFDSDTDRSLRAQLEEAIDEHEDENEDAGSDEQSSPNGDLTPVERQMLRNLLHFSEHDADDVAVPRGEIVGVEASIAWEELVAAFSENGHSRMPVYREKLDDVIGMIHIKDVFPYLANGRKPPRDWTVLMRQPLYVPQARGALDVLADMRARRVHLAIVLDEFSGTDGLITIEDLVEEIVGEIEDEHDETPEELIVPIGEGMWDCDARAELDDVAETVDPRLAEVEEAVDTLGGLAFVLAEQVPPVGTILEHPSGWRIEVTAGDATHVKRLRLHAPETPQNANELQ; this is encoded by the coding sequence ATGCCCGATTCCCAATCCCCCTCCGGAGAAGCGGAGAGTAGCAAGCGCGGGCTGTGGCTCGCGCTCCGCAAGTTTTTCGACAGTGACACCGATCGCTCGCTGCGCGCGCAGCTTGAGGAAGCGATCGACGAGCACGAAGACGAAAACGAAGACGCTGGCAGCGATGAGCAATCGAGCCCGAACGGCGACCTGACGCCGGTCGAGCGGCAGATGTTGCGCAACCTCCTCCATTTCAGCGAGCACGATGCGGATGATGTCGCGGTGCCGCGCGGAGAGATCGTCGGCGTCGAAGCGTCGATTGCGTGGGAAGAACTGGTCGCCGCTTTCAGCGAGAACGGCCATTCGCGCATGCCGGTCTATCGCGAGAAACTGGACGATGTGATCGGCATGATCCACATCAAGGACGTGTTTCCTTACCTTGCAAACGGCAGGAAACCGCCGCGCGACTGGACGGTGCTGATGCGCCAGCCGCTTTACGTACCGCAAGCTCGCGGCGCGCTCGATGTGCTCGCGGACATGCGTGCACGCCGGGTCCACCTTGCCATCGTGCTCGACGAGTTTTCCGGCACCGACGGGCTCATCACCATCGAAGATCTGGTCGAAGAGATCGTCGGCGAGATCGAGGATGAGCACGACGAAACGCCCGAAGAACTGATCGTCCCCATCGGGGAGGGCATGTGGGATTGCGATGCACGTGCCGAACTGGATGACGTGGCTGAGACAGTAGATCCGCGCCTTGCCGAAGTGGAGGAAGCGGTCGATACGCTGGGAGGGCTGGCGTTTGTTCTGGCCGAGCAGGTGCCGCCTGTCGGTACGATCCTCGAACATCCGAGCGGGTGGCGGATCGAAGTAACTGCCGGCGATGCAACGCACGTCAAACGTTTACGACTGCATGCCCCTGAAACGCCGCAAAATGCGAACGAGTTGCAATAA
- the ybeY gene encoding rRNA maturation RNase YbeY, producing the protein MELDIDIEHWPSGDWTALAARAASALAEVEPAIANSRLSASILFTSDEEVHLLNRDWRQRDKPTNVLSFPMTERSELLELAANGPPVMLGDIALAHDTCAREAAEKGISLEHHAAHLIVHGLLHLAGHDHVHSDEEAEAMEKLEIAALAKMDILDPYGDRDH; encoded by the coding sequence GTGGAGCTAGACATCGACATCGAACACTGGCCGTCGGGTGACTGGACGGCCTTGGCTGCGCGCGCCGCATCGGCACTGGCTGAGGTCGAACCGGCCATCGCCAATAGTCGTCTTTCGGCCAGCATCCTGTTCACCTCCGATGAAGAGGTTCACCTGCTCAACCGTGATTGGCGCCAGCGCGACAAGCCGACCAACGTCCTGAGCTTTCCGATGACAGAGCGTTCGGAACTGCTGGAACTGGCTGCCAACGGCCCGCCGGTCATGCTCGGCGATATTGCGCTCGCGCACGACACTTGCGCGCGAGAGGCGGCGGAGAAGGGCATCAGTCTCGAACACCATGCCGCGCACCTGATCGTGCACGGCCTGCTTCATCTCGCAGGGCACGATCATGTCCATTCAGACGAGGAAGCAGAGGCGATGGAAAAACTCGAAATCGCGGCACTTGCAAAAATGGACATACTGGACCCATATGGGGACCGTGATCACTAG
- a CDS encoding PhoH family protein: protein MGRRPTRADDSAKEPRISPDPTPIREARRARAELTFDNQSLLGALFGEFDANLVQVENRLSVMIHARGDQIVIEGREDNVARARETINTMYDRLAQGQDLDSGAIESLIAMSNEPTLEGIISGEKEKPPIMIRTRRKTIVPRSATQVAYMRSLARDDIIFALGPAGTGKTYLAVAQAVSQLITGSVQRLILSRPAVEAGEKLGFLPGDMKDKVDPYLRPLYDALYDCMPPEQVERRIESGEIEIAPIAFMRGRTLADAFVILDEAQNTTREQMKMFLTRFGQNSRMVICGDPRQVDIPGGDSMSGLADAVGKLEDVEGFGTIRFTAADVVRHPIVGRIVEAYEGKDG from the coding sequence ATGGGCCGTAGACCGACACGCGCAGACGATTCCGCCAAAGAGCCGAGAATCTCACCTGATCCCACTCCCATACGCGAGGCCCGCCGCGCACGCGCCGAACTGACATTCGACAACCAGTCCCTGCTCGGCGCCCTGTTCGGCGAATTCGACGCAAACCTCGTACAGGTCGAAAACCGCCTCTCGGTGATGATCCATGCCCGCGGCGACCAGATCGTGATCGAGGGCCGGGAGGACAATGTCGCCCGGGCCCGCGAGACGATCAACACCATGTACGACCGGCTGGCGCAGGGGCAGGACCTCGATAGCGGCGCGATCGAATCGCTCATCGCCATGTCGAACGAGCCGACGCTCGAGGGGATCATCAGCGGCGAGAAGGAAAAGCCGCCGATCATGATCCGGACGCGGCGCAAGACGATCGTGCCGCGTTCGGCAACGCAGGTCGCCTATATGCGCAGCCTGGCGCGCGACGACATCATCTTTGCTCTGGGACCGGCGGGGACCGGCAAGACCTATCTCGCGGTCGCGCAGGCGGTCAGCCAGCTCATCACCGGCAGCGTCCAGCGCCTGATCCTCTCCCGCCCCGCGGTCGAGGCGGGCGAGAAGCTCGGCTTCCTGCCCGGCGACATGAAGGACAAGGTCGATCCCTATCTGCGCCCCTTGTACGATGCACTCTACGATTGCATGCCGCCGGAACAGGTGGAGCGCCGGATCGAAAGCGGCGAGATCGAGATCGCGCCGATCGCCTTCATGCGCGGGCGCACGCTCGCCGATGCCTTCGTGATCCTCGACGAGGCGCAGAACACCACGCGCGAGCAGATGAAGATGTTCCTCACTCGCTTTGGCCAGAACAGCCGCATGGTGATCTGCGGCGATCCGCGACAGGTCGATATTCCGGGCGGCGATTCCATGTCGGGTCTCGCCGATGCGGTTGGCAAGCTGGAGGACGTCGAAGGCTTCGGCACGATCCGCTTCACCGCCGCCGACGTCGTGCGCCACCCGATCGTAGGCCGCATCGTCGAGGCTTATGAGGGTAAGGACGGCTGA